A DNA window from Streptomyces bacillaris contains the following coding sequences:
- a CDS encoding DEAD/DEAH box helicase has translation MTETGAQTVRPGATGRVVRELLAEAEALLGRAAAVREDHARAVDAVRGVLDPLLSALVDQELTAIPVTRLKDVTEGRLRLTALEQAGFTTVGQVHGTARYELRLIPGVGAHTADQALAAAGQIADAVRETVSVRIDMDAPDDTTTALVVALHRLVEAGPDARRAVEAGRRLDEGLRPLVAAAAPAGSRLRMLFSGKEARRRALDAVAGVRAALAEADGQELPLLFGQVSVDLLRAPETAPGAWVDFELRSAEYYSLLAELSGSGPDRDAAEGFLPAGIADRVRALRLDDTRLRVSLRGYQSFGARFALAQKRVILGDEMGLGKTVQAIAALAHLAARGERHFLVVCPASVLINWDREIRARSTLRPLPVHGPERREVFAEWAAKGGVALTTFDALRTLPEEGVALSMLVVDEAHFVKNPATRRAQAVAARAEQAEHVLFLTGTPMENRVEEFRSLVRQLRPELADVVSTTHGAAGSEAFRRAVSPAYLRRNQVDVLAELPALVHVDEWEEFSPEDLVAYRDAVASGQFMRMRRAAYATPATSAKLERLRELVDEARDNGLKVVVFSYFREVLAAVGEALGPDALGPISGSLPAARRQKLVDTFSAADGHAVLLSQIQAGGTGLNMQAASVVILCEPQIKPTLEHQAVARAHRMGQVRTVQVHRLLVADSVDQRMVELLARKDRLFDAYARRSDLAEAAPDAVDVSDGDLARRIVEEEQQRLVRPARSE, from the coding sequence ATGACGGAGACGGGGGCGCAGACCGTCCGCCCGGGGGCGACGGGCCGGGTCGTCCGGGAGCTGCTGGCCGAGGCCGAGGCGCTGCTCGGCAGGGCGGCCGCCGTACGGGAGGACCATGCCCGGGCCGTCGATGCCGTACGGGGTGTTCTCGACCCGCTGCTCTCGGCCCTGGTCGACCAGGAGCTGACCGCCATCCCGGTCACCCGGCTCAAGGACGTCACGGAGGGGCGGCTGCGCCTCACCGCCCTCGAACAGGCCGGGTTCACCACCGTCGGCCAGGTCCACGGCACCGCGCGCTACGAGCTGCGGCTGATCCCCGGCGTCGGGGCGCACACCGCCGACCAGGCGCTGGCGGCGGCCGGGCAGATCGCGGACGCGGTGCGCGAGACCGTCTCCGTACGGATCGACATGGACGCCCCCGACGACACCACGACCGCCCTGGTCGTCGCCCTGCACCGGCTGGTCGAGGCCGGTCCGGACGCGCGGCGGGCGGTGGAGGCGGGCCGGCGGCTGGACGAGGGGCTCCGGCCCCTGGTGGCCGCCGCCGCACCGGCCGGGAGCCGGCTGCGGATGCTGTTCAGCGGCAAGGAGGCGCGGCGGCGGGCGCTCGACGCCGTGGCCGGGGTGCGGGCGGCGCTCGCGGAGGCGGACGGGCAGGAGCTGCCGCTGCTCTTCGGACAGGTCTCGGTGGATCTGCTGCGGGCGCCGGAGACGGCGCCCGGGGCGTGGGTGGACTTCGAGCTGCGGTCCGCCGAGTACTACAGCCTGCTCGCGGAGCTGTCCGGCAGCGGGCCGGACCGGGACGCCGCCGAGGGGTTCCTGCCCGCAGGGATCGCGGACCGGGTACGGGCGCTGCGGCTCGACGACACGCGGCTGCGGGTCTCCCTGCGTGGCTACCAGTCGTTCGGGGCGCGGTTCGCGCTGGCGCAGAAGCGGGTGATCCTCGGGGACGAGATGGGGCTCGGCAAGACCGTGCAGGCCATCGCCGCGCTCGCCCATCTCGCGGCCCGGGGCGAGCGTCACTTCCTGGTGGTGTGCCCGGCCAGCGTGCTGATCAACTGGGACCGGGAGATCCGCGCCCGCTCCACCCTGCGCCCGCTGCCGGTGCACGGGCCGGAGCGGCGGGAGGTGTTCGCGGAGTGGGCGGCGAAGGGTGGGGTCGCCCTCACCACGTTCGACGCGCTGCGGACCCTGCCCGAGGAGGGCGTCGCTCTCTCGATGCTGGTGGTCGACGAGGCCCACTTCGTGAAGAATCCCGCCACCCGGCGGGCCCAGGCGGTCGCCGCGCGGGCGGAGCAGGCCGAGCACGTGCTCTTCCTCACCGGGACGCCGATGGAGAACCGGGTGGAGGAGTTCCGCAGTCTCGTCCGCCAACTCCGCCCGGAGCTGGCGGATGTGGTGAGTACGACGCACGGCGCCGCCGGTTCGGAGGCCTTCCGCCGGGCCGTGTCCCCCGCCTACCTCCGCCGCAACCAGGTGGACGTCCTCGCCGAACTCCCCGCGCTGGTGCACGTGGACGAGTGGGAGGAGTTCAGCCCCGAGGACCTGGTGGCGTACCGGGACGCGGTGGCGTCGGGGCAGTTCATGCGGATGCGCCGGGCCGCGTACGCCACGCCCGCGACCTCCGCCAAGCTGGAGCGGCTGCGCGAACTGGTCGACGAGGCGCGGGACAACGGGCTGAAGGTGGTGGTCTTCTCCTACTTCCGGGAGGTGCTGGCCGCCGTCGGGGAGGCGCTGGGGCCGGACGCCCTCGGGCCGATCTCCGGGAGCCTTCCGGCCGCCCGGCGGCAGAAGCTGGTCGACACCTTCTCCGCCGCCGACGGGCACGCGGTGCTGCTGAGCCAGATCCAGGCCGGGGGCACCGGGCTCAACATGCAGGCCGCGTCCGTGGTCATCCTCTGCGAGCCGCAGATCAAGCCGACGCTGGAGCACCAGGCGGTCGCCCGCGCCCACCGGATGGGCCAGGTCCGCACGGTCCAGGTGCACCGGCTGCTGGTGGCGGACAGCGTGGATCAGCGGATGGTGGAGCTGCTGGCCCGCAAGGACCGGCTCTTCGACGCGTACGCCCGGCGCAGCGACCTCGCGGAGGCCGCGCCGGACGCCGTGGACGTGTCGGACGGCGATCTGGCGCGGCGGATCGTGGAGGAGGAGCAGCAGCGGCTGGTCCGCCCGGCCCGCTCGGAGTGA
- a CDS encoding ThuA domain-containing protein, which translates to MHGASPHRSRSRHRRGLAAVVAAGALTVSLLSAGGPANAGTSPDRDLVEKTATTLSLPSPPGAKNQVKVLVFHASAGDEAPYTDAGIAAIEKIGQTGPEAGRFTTVATANPNVFTNGKRLGSFHAVVFLTGGGDVLDPEQEAGLEAYMEAGGGFLGIHDAARTEPYSDWFTGLIGARPAGNSPTAVQRATVEVGDRIHPATKNLPLEWKRPDKWLNWTKNPSGDVHTVARVRELTYQPGTSANGWDHPVSWCRDYDGGRSFYTAMGGTADSFAETDFRDHLRGALAWTNRTSQADCKATITSNYTAERLTQPNQPGQNDQIGEPHGLVTAPDGKVFYIGRGGADSSQPVVTDWNNPNIGKGKGEIHVYDPQTKKVTLAGALEVFGNKGGGDELTKNEEGLLGIELDPDFASNGWVYLHYTPHAKIDRDKHMATRQVSRFTYDPASGKLDLASEKVLLGWPVQIHSCCHAGGGMAWDSKGNLYIATGDTNSSGFSSGYSGNNPEPNFKGVSFADARRTSGNTNNLNGKILRIHPEDDGTYTLPSNNLFTGKEPDEGGGKTRGEIYVMGVRNPARISIDPATDTLYAGWVGPDAGSASTTWGPAKYDTFAAITKAGNHGWPYCMGNNQPYRDRNLPDPSKPLGWYDCNAPKNESPHNDGLVKLPPVTPNTIWYSPQGGGVDYPRDANGVPSYKAEEQKELLPWLKGGGQATMNGPVYRYDAQSESTAKWPAYWDGKWFVGDFYDDTQPRHAVLTDPKTVGKGGLPVHAESLKKIIPVGNDGIRNLMDWKFAPDGSLYVLDYGRGFFTSDSKSALWRVTYKGGGATPAAGDLVGKAAAQ; encoded by the coding sequence ATGCACGGCGCATCGCCTCACCGGTCGAGATCACGCCATCGACGCGGCCTCGCGGCGGTCGTGGCGGCCGGCGCACTGACCGTGTCCCTGCTGAGCGCCGGAGGCCCCGCCAACGCGGGCACCTCGCCGGACCGGGACCTGGTGGAGAAGACGGCGACAACGTTGTCCCTGCCGTCCCCGCCGGGCGCGAAGAACCAGGTCAAGGTGCTGGTCTTCCATGCGTCGGCCGGTGACGAGGCACCGTACACGGACGCCGGTATCGCGGCGATCGAGAAGATCGGGCAGACCGGTCCGGAGGCCGGCCGGTTCACCACCGTGGCCACCGCCAACCCGAACGTCTTCACCAACGGCAAACGGCTCGGCTCCTTCCACGCGGTGGTCTTCCTGACCGGCGGCGGGGACGTCCTGGACCCCGAGCAGGAGGCGGGCCTCGAGGCGTACATGGAGGCGGGCGGCGGCTTCCTCGGCATCCATGACGCGGCGCGCACCGAGCCGTACTCGGACTGGTTCACCGGTCTGATCGGCGCCCGCCCGGCCGGGAACAGCCCGACCGCCGTGCAGCGTGCGACCGTCGAGGTCGGGGACCGGATCCACCCGGCGACCAAGAACCTGCCGCTGGAGTGGAAGCGCCCCGACAAGTGGCTGAACTGGACGAAGAACCCGTCCGGTGACGTGCACACCGTGGCGCGCGTCCGGGAGCTGACGTATCAGCCGGGCACAAGCGCCAACGGCTGGGACCACCCGGTCTCCTGGTGCCGCGACTACGACGGCGGGCGCTCCTTCTACACGGCGATGGGCGGTACGGCGGACAGCTTCGCCGAGACCGACTTCCGCGACCATCTGCGCGGCGCCCTCGCCTGGACCAACCGCACCTCGCAGGCCGACTGCAAGGCCACCATCACGTCCAACTACACCGCCGAGCGCCTCACCCAGCCCAACCAGCCGGGCCAGAACGACCAGATCGGCGAGCCGCACGGCCTGGTCACCGCGCCGGACGGCAAGGTCTTCTACATCGGGCGCGGCGGGGCCGACAGCTCCCAGCCGGTCGTCACGGACTGGAACAACCCGAACATCGGCAAGGGCAAGGGCGAGATCCACGTCTACGACCCGCAGACGAAGAAGGTCACCCTCGCCGGGGCCCTGGAGGTCTTCGGCAACAAGGGCGGCGGCGACGAACTGACCAAGAACGAGGAGGGGTTGCTGGGCATCGAGCTGGACCCGGACTTCGCCTCCAACGGCTGGGTCTATCTGCACTACACCCCGCACGCGAAGATCGACCGGGACAAGCACATGGCGACCCGTCAGGTCTCGCGTTTCACCTACGACCCGGCCTCGGGGAAGCTGGACCTCGCCTCGGAGAAGGTGCTGCTCGGCTGGCCGGTGCAGATCCACAGCTGCTGCCACGCGGGCGGCGGCATGGCGTGGGACTCGAAGGGCAACCTGTACATCGCGACCGGTGACACCAACTCCTCCGGTTTCAGCAGCGGTTACTCCGGCAACAACCCGGAGCCGAACTTCAAGGGCGTCTCCTTCGCGGACGCCCGCCGCACCTCGGGCAACACCAACAACCTCAACGGCAAGATCCTGCGCATCCACCCCGAGGACGACGGCACCTACACCCTCCCCTCCAACAACCTCTTCACCGGCAAGGAGCCGGACGAGGGCGGCGGGAAGACCCGGGGCGAGATCTATGTGATGGGCGTACGGAACCCGGCCCGGATCTCGATCGACCCCGCCACCGACACGCTGTACGCGGGCTGGGTCGGCCCCGACGCGGGCTCGGCCTCCACCACCTGGGGCCCCGCCAAGTACGACACGTTCGCCGCGATCACCAAGGCGGGCAACCACGGCTGGCCGTACTGCATGGGCAACAACCAGCCCTACCGGGACCGCAATCTGCCCGATCCGAGCAAACCGCTCGGCTGGTACGACTGCAACGCCCCGAAGAACGAGTCGCCCCACAACGACGGTCTGGTCAAGCTGCCGCCGGTGACGCCCAACACCATCTGGTACTCGCCGCAGGGCGGCGGGGTCGACTACCCGCGTGACGCCAACGGCGTCCCCAGCTACAAGGCCGAGGAGCAGAAGGAGTTGCTGCCCTGGCTCAAGGGCGGCGGCCAGGCGACCATGAACGGCCCGGTCTACCGCTACGACGCGCAGAGCGAGTCGACGGCGAAGTGGCCCGCGTACTGGGACGGCAAGTGGTTCGTCGGTGACTTCTACGACGACACCCAGCCGCGCCACGCGGTGCTCACCGACCCGAAGACGGTCGGCAAGGGCGGGCTGCCCGTGCACGCCGAGTCGTTGAAGAAGATCATCCCGGTCGGCAACGACGGCATCCGCAATCTGATGGACTGGAAGTTCGCGCCGGACGGTTCGCTTTACGTCCTGGACTACGGGCGCGGCTTCTTCACCTCCGACTCCAAGTCCGCGCTGTGGCGCGTCACGTACAAGGGCGGCGGGGCCACCCCGGCCGCCGGTGATCTGGTCGGAAAGGCGGCAGCCCAGTGA
- a CDS encoding methyltransferase domain-containing protein, with protein sequence MPVSSSTQPSLTARMLEDLGIEPEDDVLDAGLGTGYQAALILKLVAGPDRLTACDISGTDAARDRLEALGHHPRIIEADATSWRWQRQFDKIIFSFGLPYVTDSIRTALAPGGRLIAKVFGPMSAGLVLLEARSDGTLSGRFTEDGGAFMPARRGAGAVRAEPGERSGGTSGIPVEDFDNYHLKFLLSARLPGLDLQYGRVGRSAACSCPTAGGAKGPTALGMEPQEATRTRVSGRSSRRRGPGGSRTRSLPGTSSVSP encoded by the coding sequence GTGCCCGTCTCGTCCAGTACGCAGCCGAGCCTCACGGCCCGGATGCTCGAAGATCTCGGCATCGAACCCGAGGACGACGTTCTGGACGCGGGGCTGGGCACCGGCTACCAGGCCGCGCTGATCCTGAAGCTGGTGGCCGGGCCTGACCGGCTCACCGCGTGCGACATCAGCGGTACGGACGCCGCAAGGGATCGCTTGGAGGCACTGGGCCACCACCCCCGGATCATCGAGGCCGATGCCACCTCGTGGCGGTGGCAGCGACAGTTCGACAAGATCATCTTTTCCTTCGGGCTGCCGTACGTCACCGACTCCATCCGTACGGCGCTCGCCCCGGGCGGCAGGCTCATCGCCAAGGTGTTCGGCCCGATGAGCGCCGGTCTCGTACTTCTGGAAGCCCGGTCCGACGGAACCCTCTCCGGCCGCTTCACGGAGGACGGCGGGGCCTTCATGCCCGCCAGACGGGGGGCCGGGGCCGTACGGGCGGAGCCCGGTGAACGCTCCGGGGGAACCTCGGGCATCCCCGTCGAGGACTTCGACAACTATCACCTGAAGTTCCTGCTCTCCGCGAGGCTGCCCGGCCTCGACCTCCAGTACGGCAGGGTCGGCCGGTCCGCCGCCTGCTCCTGCCCGACGGCCGGTGGGGCGAAGGGACCTACCGCGCTGGGCATGGAGCCGCAGGAAGCTACCAGGACCAGGGTCTCTGGGCGGTCGTCGAGGAGACGTGGGCCTGGTGGGTCGCGCACGCGAAGCCTTCCTGGGACCAGTTCGGTCTCACCGTAA
- the ligD gene encoding non-homologous end-joining DNA ligase, producing MGAAVELDAGGRAVRLSNPDKVYFPAKGYTKRDVAEYFLAVGPGITRALNHRPTTLQRFVDGVEGDFFYQKRAPKNLPDWIPTARIAFPSGRPADELCPTELAAVIWAANLGTLTFHPWPVRAGDTDHPDELRIDLDPQPGTDYADAVAAAHELRSVLEDHGVRGWPKTSGGRGMHVFVPIEPAWTFTEVRRAAIAAGRELERRMPERVTTAWWKEERGERIFVDFNQTARDRTIASAYSVRPFPHAPVSAPLRWEEIDDAEPRDFDIRTMPGRYAELGDVHADMDQEAFRLDGLLELADRDEKERGLGDMPYPPEYPKMPGEPKRVQPSRARHDDGGTA from the coding sequence GGACGTGGCCGAATACTTCCTGGCCGTGGGCCCCGGGATCACCCGCGCCCTCAACCACCGGCCCACCACGCTCCAGCGGTTCGTGGACGGGGTGGAGGGCGACTTCTTCTACCAGAAGCGCGCCCCGAAGAACCTCCCCGACTGGATCCCCACCGCCCGCATCGCCTTCCCCAGCGGCCGCCCCGCCGACGAGCTGTGCCCCACCGAACTCGCCGCCGTGATCTGGGCCGCCAACCTCGGCACCCTCACCTTCCACCCCTGGCCGGTCCGGGCCGGGGACACCGACCACCCGGACGAGCTGCGCATCGACCTGGACCCGCAGCCCGGCACCGACTACGCCGACGCGGTCGCCGCCGCCCACGAGCTGCGCTCGGTCCTGGAGGACCACGGCGTACGGGGGTGGCCCAAGACCTCCGGCGGGCGCGGGATGCACGTCTTCGTCCCCATCGAGCCCGCCTGGACCTTCACCGAGGTCCGGCGCGCCGCCATCGCCGCCGGGCGCGAGCTGGAGCGGCGGATGCCCGAGCGGGTGACGACCGCCTGGTGGAAGGAGGAGCGCGGGGAGCGGATCTTCGTCGACTTCAACCAGACCGCCCGCGACCGCACGATCGCCTCCGCCTACTCCGTACGCCCCTTCCCGCACGCCCCGGTCTCGGCGCCGCTGCGCTGGGAGGAGATCGACGACGCCGAACCGCGCGACTTCGACATCCGTACGATGCCGGGCCGGTACGCCGAACTCGGGGACGTGCACGCGGACATGGACCAGGAGGCGTTCCGGCTGGACGGGCTGCTGGAGCTGGCGGACCGGGACGAGAAGGAGCGCGGGCTCGGGGACATGCCGTACCCGCCGGAGTACCCGAAGATGCCCGGCGAACCGAAGCGGGTCCAGCCCAGCCGCGCCCGCCATGACGACGGCGGTACCGCGTGA
- a CDS encoding multicopper oxidase domain-containing protein, with product MDRRTFSRRMLIGGAAAAATGVTSLSLGAVEASSAESGPRTAPAGGAVRRIKMYAEKLPNGELGYGFEKGKASIPGPLIELNEGDTLHIDFENLTDGDVSLHVHGVDYDIANDGTRMNKSHVEAGGTRTYTWRTHKPGTRKDGTYEPGSAGYWHYHDHVVGTDHGTGGIRKGLYGPLVVRRKGDLLPDQTCTVVFNDMMINNKAAHNSVNFEATVGDRLEFVMITHGEYYHTFHIHGHRWADNRTGILTGPDDPSRVIDNKICGPADSFGLQIIAGERVGAGAWMYHCHVQSHSDMGMAGLLLIKKPDGTIPGYEPHHHGAGGAEKKTAQDKDNDKDKGEDKGAAEHQH from the coding sequence ATGGACCGAAGGACCTTCAGCCGGCGGATGCTGATCGGCGGCGCGGCTGCGGCGGCCACCGGGGTGACATCGTTGTCGCTCGGTGCCGTGGAGGCAAGCTCCGCGGAGAGCGGACCGCGCACGGCCCCGGCCGGGGGCGCGGTGCGCCGCATCAAGATGTACGCCGAGAAGCTGCCCAACGGCGAGCTGGGGTACGGCTTCGAGAAGGGCAAGGCGTCGATCCCCGGCCCCCTCATCGAGCTGAACGAGGGCGACACGCTCCACATCGACTTCGAGAACCTCACCGACGGCGACGTCAGCCTCCATGTCCACGGCGTCGACTATGACATCGCCAACGACGGCACCCGGATGAACAAGAGCCACGTCGAGGCCGGCGGCACCCGCACGTACACCTGGCGCACCCACAAGCCGGGCACGCGCAAGGACGGTACGTACGAGCCGGGCAGCGCGGGCTACTGGCACTACCACGACCACGTCGTCGGCACCGACCACGGCACCGGCGGCATCCGCAAGGGGCTGTACGGGCCGCTCGTGGTGCGCAGGAAGGGCGACCTGCTGCCGGACCAGACGTGCACGGTCGTCTTCAACGACATGATGATCAACAACAAGGCGGCCCACAACAGCGTCAACTTCGAGGCCACGGTGGGGGACCGGCTCGAATTCGTGATGATCACGCACGGCGAGTACTACCACACCTTCCATATCCACGGTCACCGCTGGGCGGACAACCGGACCGGCATCCTCACCGGCCCCGACGACCCCAGCCGGGTCATCGACAACAAGATCTGCGGCCCCGCCGACTCCTTCGGCCTCCAGATCATCGCGGGCGAACGGGTGGGCGCGGGCGCCTGGATGTACCACTGCCATGTGCAGAGCCACTCCGACATGGGGATGGCCGGACTGCTGCTGATCAAGAAGCCGGACGGCACGATCCCGGGGTACGAACCGCACCACCATGGGGCGGGCGGGGCCGAGAAGAAGACCGCCCAGGACAAGGACAACGACAAGGACAAGGGCGAGGACAAGGGAGCGGCGGAGCACCAGCACTGA
- a CDS encoding ABC transporter permease, with protein sequence MSGSSEKHGAHGRPLTLRERWEAYKNSPFLPATVLVLIVAAAAGLFAGSYTYAMAKPTPHRIPAALVTQPAVQRGEAFVTGMEKALDASLELHDYRDLADARRALDEQKVFAIVRASDDGVALDVAGASGASVAELLGKAGIEVGDATGAPVTVRDVKPLQAGDPRGLALFYISLAAVIMGFLGAIQLSIHARGLNPAERIVFTAAYALLGGFAIAAAVDWWLGAVDLPFVQSWLILAFTMFTSGMVFTMFNTLMGRWAMIPTWGVMVLLGNPSSGGAVSWPLLPSALGHIGRWLPPGASVNAQHTAVYYQGHQFVFPYLVLAAWALVSCTVFWVWRHRHPGGRARTPEHAATAS encoded by the coding sequence GTGAGCGGAAGCAGCGAGAAGCACGGCGCCCACGGCCGCCCCCTGACGCTCCGCGAGCGCTGGGAGGCGTACAAGAACAGCCCGTTCCTCCCCGCGACCGTTCTGGTCCTCATCGTCGCCGCCGCGGCCGGACTCTTCGCCGGCTCCTACACGTACGCGATGGCCAAGCCCACCCCGCACCGCATTCCGGCGGCCCTGGTCACCCAGCCCGCCGTGCAGCGCGGCGAGGCGTTCGTCACCGGGATGGAGAAGGCCCTCGACGCCTCGCTCGAACTCCACGACTACCGGGACCTCGCGGACGCCCGGCGCGCCCTGGACGAGCAGAAGGTCTTCGCGATCGTGCGCGCCTCGGACGACGGGGTGGCGCTCGACGTGGCCGGGGCGTCCGGCGCCTCCGTGGCCGAACTGCTCGGCAAGGCGGGGATCGAGGTCGGGGACGCCACCGGGGCGCCGGTCACCGTCCGGGACGTCAAGCCGCTCCAGGCCGGTGATCCGCGCGGGCTCGCGCTCTTCTACATCTCGCTGGCCGCCGTCATCATGGGGTTCCTCGGCGCGATCCAGCTCAGCATCCACGCCCGCGGCCTCAACCCGGCGGAGCGCATCGTGTTCACCGCCGCGTACGCCCTGCTCGGCGGGTTCGCCATCGCCGCGGCCGTGGACTGGTGGCTGGGGGCGGTGGACCTGCCGTTCGTCCAGTCGTGGCTGATCCTGGCGTTCACCATGTTCACCTCGGGCATGGTCTTCACCATGTTCAACACCCTGATGGGCCGGTGGGCGATGATCCCCACCTGGGGCGTCATGGTGCTGCTCGGCAACCCGTCCTCCGGCGGCGCGGTCTCCTGGCCGCTGCTGCCCTCCGCCCTCGGGCACATCGGCCGCTGGCTGCCGCCGGGTGCCTCCGTCAACGCCCAGCACACGGCCGTCTACTACCAGGGGCACCAGTTCGTCTTCCCCTATCTGGTGCTCGCGGCCTGGGCGCTGGTCTCCTGCACGGTCTTCTGGGTGTGGCGCCACCGGCACCCAGGAGGCCGCGCCCGCACGCCCGAGCATGCGGCCACGGCCTCCTGA
- a CDS encoding OmpL47-type beta-barrel domain-containing protein → MVLGLTSTAAYGKGGAGGDDRSGAQAAADQVLTWTAGDPIDRYLTAPETAVAGKATIVFENSTATGNTTSMPHTLTFSVSDPEYNNDVQVNILANPGDSEGGKHSVEVTLTPGKYFYHCTIPGHGEMKGVLTVTEGGGGEDTEAPATSAKVDGDRNGDGAYIGQATVTVEATDAGSGVDTVEYALGADGAWQPYTAPVVVSEVGDHTVRYRATDKAGNTAEEKSVDFAVAAPPTDDKTPPETSATVSGEQGDDGAYLGMATVTVTASDTGSGVNTIEYALGADGEWKAYTAPVMVHEVGEHTVRYRATDRSGNVAEEKSVAFTVVEPPSQDKTAPETSVKVEGSKNSDGAFITSAKVTLTATDDDSGVDKVEYSLDGGPYLAYTAPVLVDRVGHHTVAHRATDKAGNTSEAERVSFTVAQGGGVPAPNCAEFDERHTVFVGTVDTGVPNRITRNRCTINELIEDEKDWSSHALFLKHVTAVLDKLKTDGVIDQRERKAINQAAKQSGIGKPGQSEGYTKLFDGTAASLAKWQHVGGGAFGLNEEEGSITSSTTVGGMGMLWFPTRAYGDFSLKLQWRDDAPGSGNANGGVFVRFPKVHDHPEESRPEWVAIKYGHEIQVNDRPDGDMYKTGSVYGFDRVGLGGAGVTPKGTWNDYEIKVVDQHYEIYRNGVLINEFDNTGGQLFEPPRGDDPGTDGRRFASGYIGLQVHGVTDVISYRDIRIKEL, encoded by the coding sequence ATGGTCCTCGGGCTCACCTCCACGGCCGCGTACGGCAAGGGCGGCGCGGGCGGCGACGACCGCTCCGGGGCGCAGGCCGCCGCCGACCAGGTGCTGACCTGGACGGCCGGTGACCCGATCGACCGCTATCTGACCGCGCCGGAGACGGCGGTGGCCGGCAAGGCGACCATCGTCTTCGAGAACAGCACGGCGACCGGCAACACCACGAGCATGCCGCACACGCTGACGTTCAGCGTCTCGGACCCGGAGTACAACAACGACGTCCAGGTGAACATCCTGGCCAACCCCGGTGACTCCGAGGGCGGCAAGCACAGCGTGGAGGTCACGCTGACGCCCGGCAAGTACTTCTACCACTGCACGATCCCCGGCCACGGCGAGATGAAGGGCGTGCTCACCGTCACCGAGGGCGGCGGCGGTGAGGACACCGAGGCCCCCGCGACCTCGGCCAAGGTCGACGGCGACCGGAACGGTGACGGCGCGTACATCGGCCAGGCCACCGTCACCGTCGAGGCGACCGACGCGGGCTCGGGCGTCGACACCGTCGAGTACGCGCTCGGTGCCGACGGCGCGTGGCAGCCGTACACCGCGCCCGTGGTCGTGAGCGAGGTAGGTGACCACACCGTCCGCTACCGGGCCACCGACAAGGCGGGCAACACGGCCGAGGAGAAGTCCGTCGACTTCGCGGTCGCCGCCCCGCCCACCGACGACAAGACGCCGCCGGAGACCTCGGCGACCGTATCGGGCGAACAGGGCGACGACGGAGCCTACTTGGGCATGGCCACGGTCACCGTGACCGCGTCCGACACCGGGTCCGGTGTCAACACCATCGAGTACGCGCTCGGCGCCGACGGTGAGTGGAAGGCGTACACCGCCCCGGTGATGGTCCACGAGGTGGGCGAGCACACCGTCCGCTACCGGGCCACCGACCGGTCGGGGAACGTGGCGGAGGAGAAGTCCGTCGCGTTCACCGTCGTCGAGCCGCCGTCGCAGGACAAGACGGCCCCGGAGACCTCGGTGAAGGTCGAGGGGAGCAAGAACTCCGACGGCGCGTTCATCACCAGCGCCAAGGTCACCCTCACCGCGACCGACGACGACTCGGGCGTGGACAAGGTCGAGTACTCCCTCGACGGCGGCCCCTACCTCGCGTACACCGCCCCCGTCCTGGTCGACCGGGTCGGCCACCACACCGTCGCGCACCGGGCGACGGACAAGGCGGGGAACACCTCCGAGGCCGAGCGGGTGTCCTTCACCGTCGCCCAGGGCGGCGGGGTCCCGGCGCCCAACTGCGCGGAGTTCGACGAGCGGCACACCGTCTTCGTCGGTACGGTCGACACGGGCGTCCCGAACCGGATCACCCGTAACCGCTGCACGATCAACGAGCTGATCGAGGACGAGAAGGACTGGTCCTCGCACGCGCTGTTCCTCAAGCACGTGACGGCGGTCCTCGACAAGCTGAAGACCGACGGCGTGATCGACCAGCGCGAGCGCAAGGCGATCAACCAGGCCGCCAAGCAGTCGGGCATCGGGAAGCCGGGCCAGTCCGAGGGGTACACCAAGCTCTTCGACGGCACGGCGGCCTCGCTCGCCAAGTGGCAGCACGTGGGCGGCGGCGCGTTCGGGCTGAACGAGGAGGAGGGCTCCATCACCAGCTCCACCACGGTGGGCGGCATGGGCATGCTCTGGTTCCCGACCCGGGCGTACGGCGACTTCTCGCTGAAGCTCCAGTGGCGCGACGACGCCCCGGGCTCCGGCAACGCCAACGGCGGGGTCTTCGTCCGCTTCCCGAAGGTCCACGACCACCCGGAGGAGTCGCGTCCGGAGTGGGTCGCCATCAAGTACGGCCATGAGATCCAGGTCAACGACCGGCCGGACGGCGACATGTACAAGACCGGTTCGGTCTACGGCTTCGACCGGGTGGGGCTCGGCGGCGCCGGGGTCACCCCCAAGGGCACCTGGAACGACTACGAGATCAAGGTCGTCGACCAGCACTACGAGATCTACCGCAACGGTGTCCTGATCAACGAGTTCGACAACACCGGCGGCCAGCTCTTCGAGCCGCCGCGCGGTGACGACCCGGGCACCGACGGCCGGCGGTTCGCCTCCGGCTACATCGGGCTCCAGGTCCACGGGGTCACGGACGTCATCTCGTACCGCGACATCCGGATCAAGGAGCTGTAG